A window of the Hordeum vulgare subsp. vulgare chromosome 5H, MorexV3_pseudomolecules_assembly, whole genome shotgun sequence genome harbors these coding sequences:
- the LOC123397204 gene encoding protein IQ-DOMAIN 5-like — MRWLKSLVGLRKAERQQQQQRRKEDGDAGPTKRDVVDQFHCQGQHSQDHGGLVGPEEFPDGNVLSEDDCSTPSCSGPGFNTLSVALPQTEEELKEIWAATIIQTAYRALLARRARRALKGLVRLQALVRGHIVRKQAAITLRCMQALVRVQARVRARRVRVALENQMDDQQNNEEEQTDEAHVREIEDGWCDSIGSVEDIQAKLLKRQEAAAKRERAMAYALSHQWQAGSRQHATITASELDRNNWSWNWLERWMAVRPWESRFLGMYAADGIAIDTAAQHAEGNPTKAPYRKPVKKQVSALHSNVLNQKARPSNSEGGGSLSNPSAGSASAKPKRKLPSKEGSDEVSSRPSGLGARSSSNPKERPGQLQPRANKRFSLPGTGIEAGKRMTNKTTAAVNRSPKATENSPVPEGKHRRAGSADLLLKRVVSWCLYTTPGGCHSLCCGTAVFVAKSQYGLAISGSIFVYNKKKSETLCPSDQMGFGPARKPAHSTLYSLPPPDATRFVLFCFVSLRETVAKPSSIDDFRRARGSSEAPETTVSMAATTTATPRRAPAAFVVLLILATASGASARGDGNGVYEPCADATVSRGDGFTFGVAFAGRDAFFSGGVQLSPCDGRLPLQNAAKLALFRPTVDEISLLTVNASGAGDLTSAGGYMVAFAGRKFAARSPPVFVGNSSYTVTGFTLVFEFHKGTLQNLFWKADGCSSCSGQANFGCVENSCAIKTSSCRGGNGGGGAGQVDCSPGIQLAFSGTDKHEAVLNSWYEVSKLKQYSLFGLFSNLKDSLAGQFSNFF, encoded by the exons ATGAGGTGGCTCAAGTcgttggttgggctgaggaaggCGGagaggcagcagcagcagcagcgccgcAAGGAGGATGGCGACGCCGGCCCAACA AAGAGGGATGTCGTCGATCAGTTCCACTGCCAGGGCCAGCATTCCCAGGATCACGGTGGCCTTGTCGGACCAGAAGAGTTCCCTGATGGAAATGTTCTGTCAGAAGACGATTGCAGCACACCTTCATGCTCAGGGCCTGGTTTCAATACGCTTAGCGTGGCACTGCCTCAAACAGAAGAGGAACTCAAAGAGATCTGGGCTGCCACTATTATTCAGACTGCGTACAGAGCCCTCCTG GCTAGGCGAGCCCGCCGAGCTTTAAAAGGACTGGTTAGGCTTCAGGCCCTTGTAAGGGGTCATATAGTGAGAAAGCAAGCTGCTATAACACTCCGGTGTATGCAAGCTTTGGTCAGGGTACAAGCCCGTGTTAGAGCAAGGCGAGTTCGTGTGGCCCTGGAAAATCAGATGGATGACCaacaaaataatgaagaagagcaAACAGACGAGGCACATGTTCGAGAAATTGAG GATGGGTGGTGCGATAGTATAGGGTCTGTGGAAGACATCCAAGCAAAACTGTTGAAGAGGCAGGAAGCAGCAGCCAAGCGTGAGCGGGCCATGGCCTATGCCCTTTCTCACCAG TGGCAAGCAGGTTCAAGGCAACATGCAACCATTACAGCTTCTGAACTAGACAGGAACAACTGGAGCTGGAATTGGCTGGAGAGATGGATGGCCGTCCGCCCGTGGGAGAGTCGGTTCCTGGGCATGTACGCAGCAGATGGAATTGCCATTGATACCGCAGCGCAACATGCTGAGGGAAATCCAACCAAGGCCCCATACAGGAAACCAGTGAAAAAGCAGGTTTCAGCTCTTCATTCAAATGTGTTGAACCAGAAGGCCCGTCCGTCGAACTCAGAGGGTGGTGGCTCCTTGTCGAACCCGTCTGCTGGTTCGGCATCGGCTAAACCAAAACGGAAGCTGCCATCTAAAGAAGGTTCTGATGAAGTCTCGTCTCGTCCTTCGGGGCTTGGTGCCCGAAGCAGTAGTAATCCTAAGGAGAGGCCTGGGCAGTTACAGCCTCGGGCCAACAAGAGGTTCTCCTTGCCTGGCACTG GCATAGAAGCTGGCAAACGCATGACGAACAAAACCACGGCAGCGGTGAACCGATCCCCCAAGGCTACCGAAAACTCCCCAGTTCCGGAAGGAAAGCACCGCCGTGCCGGTTCTGCTGATCTGTTGCTCAAGAGAGTT GTCAGCTGGTGCCTCTACACTACACCTGGAGGTTGCCATAGCTTGTGCTGTGGTACTGCTGTATTTGTAGCTAAGAGCCAGTATGGACTAGCAATTTCTGGTTCTATTTTTGTGTACaataaaaaaaaatctgaaactttatg CCCATCAGACCAAATGGGCTTCGGCCCAGCAAGAAAGCCAGCTCATTCTACCCTTTATTCCTTGCCCCCACCCGACGCGACGCGTttcgttttgttttgttttgtttccttGCGTGAAACCGTAGCGAAACCGTCATCCATCGACGACTTCCGTCGCGCCCGAGGCAGCAGCGAGGCGCCCGAAACAACTGTCTCCATGGcggcaacgacgacggcgacgccgAGGCGGGCGCCGGCCGCCTTCGTCGTCCTCCTCATCCTCGCGACGGCGTCCGGGGCCTCCGCCAGGGGCGACGGCAACGGCGTGTACGAGCCGTGCGCGGACGCGACGGTGAGCCGGGGCGACGGGTTCACCTTCGGGGTGGCCTTCGCGGGGCGCGACGCCTTCTTCTCCGGCGGCGTGCAGCTCTCCCCCTGCGACGGCCGCCTCCCCCTTCAGAACGCCGCCAAGCTCGCGCTCTTCCGCCCCACCGTCGACGAGATTTCGCTCCTCACCGTCAACGCCTCCGGCGCCGGCGACCTG ACGTCTGCTGGTGGATACATGGTGGCCTTTGCAGGGAGGAAGTTCGCAGCAAGGTCGCCCCCCGTGTTCGTCGGCAACAGCTCGTATACGGTCACCGGCTTCACCCTG GTGTTCGagttccacaagggcacgctccagaACCTCTTCTGGAAGGCGGACGGCTGCTCGTCGTGCTCCGGGCAGGCCAACTTCGGGTGCGTCGAAAACAGCTGCGCGATCAAGACGTCGAGCTGCAGGGGCggcaatggcggcggcggcgccgggcAGGTGGACTGCAGCCCCGGGATCCAGCTGGCCTTCTCCGGCACCGACAAGCACGAGGCGGTGCTCAACTCGTGGTACGAGGTGTCCAAGCTGAAGCAGTACTCCCTCTTCGGCCTCTTCTCCAACCTCAAGGACTCCCTCGCGGGCCAGTTCAGCAACTTCTTCTAG